The Actinocorallia herbida DNA window GCCTCTTCCTGTACGAGATGGTCATCCAGCACGAGCACCAGCACGACGAGACGATGCTGGCCACCCACCAGCTCCGCAAGGAGCCGTCCGGCCTCACCGACCGCCCCGCGGACGACCCCACGCCGGGTCCCCCCTTCCCGCCCGAGACGTTCATCCCCGGCGGCCCGTTCGAGATGGGCACCGACGACCCCGAGGCCTACGACAACGAGCGGCCCGCCCACGTCGTCGACGTCCCCCCGTTCTTCATCGACACCGTCCCGGTGAGCAACGCCGACTACATGGCGTTCATCGAGGACGGCGGCTACGCGCGGGCCGAGTGGTGGGACCCGCGGGGCTGGGCGTGGCGGTGCGAGAAGGACGCGAACGCGCCTGCCTTCTGGTTCCGGGAGGGGGTCTGGCTCCGCCGGAGGTTCGGCGACGTGGAGCCCGTGCCGCCGGACCAGGCCGTCCAGCACGTCAGCTGGTACGAGGCCGACGCGTACGCGCGCTGGGCGGGGAGGAGACTGCCCACCGAAGCCGAGTGGGAGAAGGCCGCGCGCTGGGACGAGAGCGCCCAGCGCTCTCGCAGATATCCATGGGGTGACATCTACACGCCGGAACGGGCCAATCTCGGTCAGCGGCGGTTGCAGCCCTCGAAAACGGGATCTTTCTCCAGTGGAGCCTCGCCGGCGGGGGTCCGGCAGCTCCTCGGCGACGTCTGGGAGTGGACCGCCACGGACTTCCACGGCTACCCGGGGTTCCAGGTCAAGCCGTACAAGGAGTACTCACAGGTGTTCTTCGGACCTGACTACAAGGTGCTGCGCGGCGGATCCTGGGCGACCGACCCGGCCGCCGCCCGCGGCACGTTCCGCAACTGGGACTACCCGATCCGCCGCCAGATCTTCGCCGGCTTCCGCTGCGCGAGGAGCGTCTAGTTGTGCAGGCACCTGGCCTATCTGGGCCCTCCGCGCAGCCTGCACTCGCTCGTCTACGGCCCGCCGCACTCGCTGGAGCGGCAGTCGTGGGAGCCCAAGCTGTGCACGCGCAACAAGCTCAACGCCGACGGCTTCGGCGTCGGCTGGTACAGCGGCGACCGGACGCTGCGGTACCGGCGCGCCCAGCCCATCTGGACCGACACCGGCTTCGCCGAGCTGAGCGAGGTGCTGACCGCGGGGGCGGTGGTCGCCGCGGTCCGCAGCGCCACCGTTGGGTTCCCCGTGGAGGAGTCGGGCGCGCAGCCGCTGCGCTGCGAGCGCTGGCTGTTCAGCCACAACGGCCGCGTCGAGGGGTTCGGCGCGGTCGAGGCCAAGCTCCGCGAGCTGGCCGGGGACCTCTCCCTGGTGCCCGAGGCGCGCGCCCCGCTCGACTCGGCCCTGCTGTTCGCGCGGGCCGTCCGGTCCTGGCGGGGCGGCCGCGCGCTCGCCGAGGGCCTCGCCGAGACCGTCCGGACGGTCGCCGCGATCGCGCCCGGCGACTACAACCTGCTCGCCTCCGACGGGACGTCCCTGGCCGCGACGGCCTGGGGCGCCTCCCTGTTCGTGCGCGCGACCGACCAGGCGGCGGTCATCGCGTCCGAACCCTACGACGGCAACCCCGCCTGGCAGCGGGTGCCCGACCGCTCGCTCGTCGCCGCGCACCGGCACGGCGACTCAGTCCGCCTGGCCATCCATCCGCTGCGCTGAAGGAGTGACATGGAAGCCCAACCCAAGCCCGAGATCCTGCTCGCCCCGGGAGCCCTGGACGCCGCACTGCGGGCCGACGTGCGCGCCGGCCTCACCGCGACGCCCAAGACGCTCCCGCCGAAGTGGTTCTACGACGACAGGGGAAGCGCGCTTTTCGATCGGATCACCCGTCTGGAGGAGTACTACCCG harbors:
- the egtB gene encoding ergothioneine biosynthesis protein EgtB, producing the protein MDALRERIAAELVAARERSHLLTALEDRDLTTQVSPLMSPLVWDLAHVGNYEELWLLRVAGGVEPLRPEIDGLYDAFEHPRASRPSLPLLPPDEARAYIGTVRSMVLDSLKDLREDRLFLYEMVIQHEHQHDETMLATHQLRKEPSGLTDRPADDPTPGPPFPPETFIPGGPFEMGTDDPEAYDNERPAHVVDVPPFFIDTVPVSNADYMAFIEDGGYARAEWWDPRGWAWRCEKDANAPAFWFREGVWLRRRFGDVEPVPPDQAVQHVSWYEADAYARWAGRRLPTEAEWEKAARWDESAQRSRRYPWGDIYTPERANLGQRRLQPSKTGSFSSGASPAGVRQLLGDVWEWTATDFHGYPGFQVKPYKEYSQVFFGPDYKVLRGGSWATDPAAARGTFRNWDYPIRRQIFAGFRCARSV
- the egtC gene encoding ergothioneine biosynthesis protein EgtC, with protein sequence MCRHLAYLGPPRSLHSLVYGPPHSLERQSWEPKLCTRNKLNADGFGVGWYSGDRTLRYRRAQPIWTDTGFAELSEVLTAGAVVAAVRSATVGFPVEESGAQPLRCERWLFSHNGRVEGFGAVEAKLRELAGDLSLVPEARAPLDSALLFARAVRSWRGGRALAEGLAETVRTVAAIAPGDYNLLASDGTSLAATAWGASLFVRATDQAAVIASEPYDGNPAWQRVPDRSLVAAHRHGDSVRLAIHPLR